In the Ranitomeya imitator isolate aRanImi1 chromosome 2, aRanImi1.pri, whole genome shotgun sequence genome, GTGCACCTGCAAAGCAAAGCCTACTGCCTGCCTCCCCAGAAGCCAGTGGAAAGTGCTGCAGATGCTGGATACAGCAGGTATCTGGGTACAACAAAATATTGTCCCTCAGCACTAATGATCTGGTCACttgtttcctagaaaaaatcaaccatatGTCAGGACATTTTCATACAGTCCCATCAGAGCCTAGATCTCTTTTCCtctcgcacctcaagctcactgttGAACCTGTTGCAGAAGAAGTTACCAGGCTCTTGGCTTCTTCTCTCCCTACATCATGCATCAATGACCTTATTCCCTCACATCTTTGTCTTTCACCCCGGCTGTGATTACCTACCTAACTAAAATATTGACAGTCTTTCTTCTGGTAACTGCCCTCTTCATTCAAGCATGCCATCATAATCCCTCTactaaaaaaaaagacaaaaaaataaaaaccatcCCTTGACCAGAAGTTCGCTGTTAAGTATAGACATGTCTcaccttcccttcatctctaaactcctagaACGCCAGGTCTGCTCctatctaatccgctatctctcagatcactCTGTTCTTCACCCTTTACAATccagtttctgctctttacactctctaCTGATTCTGCCCTCCCTAAAGTCTCTAGTGATCTACCACCTAAATCTAATGGTCCCTGCtggttctcctggatctctctgcagcattggaCACAGTGGATATACTCCTCTCTATCGACCTcagggacaccgttctctcctggttctcctcctacctctctgacccctccgtgttttttttttttttttgcaggttctTATTCCTTTAATCTTCCTCTTTATTATAAAGGTTACTTAATCTCAGTCCTCTTCTCTATATACACCACCCCTATTGGACGAACCCCTATTGGACGATCAATCCACggatttggtttccagtatcatctctcTTTTTTTGAATCTGATAACTTTTTATTAATATTTTcccaaaaaaaatccagaaatcaaAATTCAGAACAAAACTCcctcccctctcctccccccctCTACAACATTCAATTATAGTTGCTGGAAAAAAATGGGATAAACGTTGATTTATTCTGCTCTGCTTAATAACTGAAGATTTGGGCGTGTTAAAATGAAATTTGGTTTTATTGAATGCGTTTCGAAGTACTGAGACTCTGCTTCATCAGGAAATGCCACAAATTATAGCTGCTGAGAAGACCTAAATATCCATTAGTTGTCTTTTTGGCTAAGTTCACACGGagattttttgttgcgtttttataatgctttttttaaatctaattttcagttgttttacagtaCCACCAAAGCCTATGCAcacgcattgtttttttttttttttttgtcatcaagattttgtgctttgcatgttttgggagtacatagagcatgtcacttctttcagcggtttttccattgacttgaatgggtggtgaaaaaaacgcaggtatcgtcttttgctgctttttttgtgccaaaacctgattctatgggataggactttttttttttttcaacactaatcagcatgcacaagagacaaatctagcatgcgaaaaatgcataaaaaaaacgctgccaaaccaccccccccccccccccccaaggaaaacCTGCTTCAAATCAGGTTTTGCTGTTGAAAAAAAGCCTattgtgaacttaccctaacaggTAACACTCACTCATGTTACCTCCAtctccttaatgacagccaatacgtcttttaactgaccttagatataagagaatggcctcatacaggtgacaatccagcagctgtccgctgtacattatagctgacaacttgctgcatcagcgatgatcagtgtttgcaccgtccatatctgtttaaccccttagatgctgctgtcaatagtgactacatcattatgaatggttaacagtgtgggggctaccTCTTTGTCCAAActtgtgccctcagatcatgattttgtggtcctgatgtttgccatggcaattcacgaccaaatcgcggccttagagtctgacggctgtagtaatctgttcagaagttagagacatttaggtggtaaaaatacacattttcatttctgtcataccactttgcattaattcctgtaaagcacctgaagggttaataaactacctgacagcagttttcaatttgtctaggggtgctgttttgaaaatggtatcatgtttgggggtttcccaatatataggacccctaaagtcacttcaaacatggataggtccctaaaaaaataaatgttgtaaatttccttgaaaaaatgaaaaattgctgctacattttgaaACCTCCCAAAATGCtaaagaaataaaaacattttacaaatggtgctgatgtaaagcaaacatgagggaaatgttatttattaatgttttcctgtggtatgaccatctggattaaagggataatcattcaaatttagaaaattgctaatttttttacatttttctcaaatttttgatattttttttttttgtttcaataatttttatttgaaAGATATCACAAAAATCTCCCAACATAGGAGTATCAAATGTACATAAATCATACAAATATCAACAGTATCGTGGTGTTGTAAGAAGGAGTTATTAATGTTGAGTAACTTAAGACAAGACGAGGACAAGACAGACACAAAGGGGGTTATGCTCAGAATCATGAACAATATATAACCTCTCTATAAAATTACGAAATATTTTTTCGCAACAACAATCATCAGACAGACTTCAACACCAGCTATATCAGGTGTTTTCATTCCTCCGCAGAGGCAGAAAGGAGTTAGTGCCTCACGGGGAAAGGGTGAGAGCCAACTTCACTCGATCATCCGGAAATAGTTCCAGCCATGGCGTCCAGATTTGAAAGAAGGAGTTCCAGCCATCAGTCCTCGTTGCCTGGATGCGTTCATATATCATGATAGTGTTCATTCTATCTTTGACCTGAGATACCGAGAGCGTAGGAGACCTCCATTTTGATGCTATATGTATTTTGGTCGCCATTCCCAACAGTACCACCAGTCTGTGTAGATTTTTGGACAAACCCTGCGGTTTTAGTCCTAGAAGGAAGGTCAATGGGTTCATTGATGTCTCTTTTCCATACATCCTGTCTACCAAAAGCTTTACCTCCTGCCAAAGGTCAGATACCACCGGGCAGGTCCACCAAATGTGTACCATATCTCCATGTGCGTCACAGCCCCTAAAACATTTGTCGGAGACTTGAGGATATATGGCATGCAGCCTCGTGGGAACTAGGTATGTTCTATGTAGAACTCTGAGGGAAGTCTcaaccagagacacctggtgggagCCTCTTGATAAGGCATTACAACAGCTCTGCCACTCCCCCAGCGAGATATCAAACCCCAGGTCCTCCTCCCACTGTTGCATAAATTTAAGCTTTTTCTCTTCCTGTATGTTAGCAAAGGAAGAGTATAAGTAAGAGATGGCCCCCCCACCCAATGGGTCAGTAGAACATTTTTGTTCAAATCCAGTGAGTCGGAAAGGTTTCCCACTCGATACATATTTTCTAGCAAAATCAAAGATTTGGTTAATACGGAATGCTTCTCTAACTGGCGGATCATATTTTTGAATGAACTCTTGTTTAGATAGGACTATGTTTAACGGGGAGCAGAGGTGTTTTATTGTGGTTATTCCTCTTAGATTCCACCAAGAGAAGGACTGGGGGTCAAGACCCGGGGGGAAGACCGGGTTGCAAAATAATGAATTTAGTGGCGTGTTCTTGGTTTGTAGCTCATTCTTAAATCTCTCCTTTCTCCAGAGGAGCAGAGACTGAGCCGCAAAAGGCGACAAATTAGTGATATATTTAGGGAGCTTAGCTTCAGTCCACAGTAGGCCCATCAGTGAGTAAGGTTTCAATAGAAATGACTCCAACTGGACCCATCTAGGTTTATCAACGGTTGTGCAAATTCTAGTTAGTTGGGCAATTTGGGCCGCTTTGAAATAATGTATGAAATTGGGTAAGGAGAATCCTCCTTTTTTCCGGTGAATTAACATGATCTGTTGTTTGATCCTAGGTTTTTTCCCTTGCCATATAAATTTAGAAACCATAGAATGTATATCGTGTAATACTCTCGATGGGACTGGAATGGGGAGGGAGCGGAACAGGTATAGGAACCTTGGGAGGGAGACCATTTTTATGGCATTTATTCTGCCTAACCATGAAAGTGTCAATGACGACCATTTAGTCAGGTCTCGTTGGAAATTCTTTATAAGGGGGGTATAGTTCCATTTATATAAGGTAGATttgttatttttgatatttttaataaataaacacaaaacttattgacctaaatttaccattatcataaagtataatgtgtcatgaaaaaataatctcaaaatcactgggatttgttgaagcgttgcagagttattaccagataaaataacactggtcagatttcaaaaatttggctctgtcactaaggggttaaaaacctccCCAGAATCTGACATTTGAggacctcactcctcctgtaactggtcAACTATGTTTTGCTTTGTGAGTTGTCTccttgcttaattgtaaagtgctgtggaatatgttggtgctatataaataaaattgtcATTTATGCATGTATATAGCTGTTAACAGGTTAGATGTGAGATGTATGTGCAGCGTAATAATCATGATGAGACATTTATTGCATAGTGGAAGTTCTTCATATTCCTGTGGGACTTTGTGTTGCCATTCTTTAATTTCAAGACCCCCTGCTTGCTGTCATTAAAAAGGAGAATCCTCGCAtgcatccctttttttttttttttttgctcatggaTGTCTCTTGAAATATTGTCTGTGTTACTTGGGATGTAaatatgaataattttttttttttttcccctttaagaAATGAAATGTCTTACTGCTCCTCAAGGGAGAGGTCAGATGCAGTGCATGCCCACCAAGAAGCTTTAGCAGAAAGAGGCGAGGAATATCTCACTGGCAGTTATGAGAAGTCTGCAGGAAACTTCAGTAGCTGCATCTCCCCACGAGGCCAGGACTGTTCATACCCGCATCTAGAAAGTGCCGCAGATTCTGCTGTCAGTCGGGCTCCGATGAGCTGCGCGCAGTGTAGATCGTCAGAGTTTATGAATGAGAAGAAGCCTCAGTTTAATGGCTGGGGGTACGTGCACCATCAGAAGTCCTCTGATACCTCAAGTAGTGCAGAAGAAGATAAGGAAGAGCAGAATGTGggttgtgaagcatggaggaaggaaGACCGAGGCAGCCAGGACTCTACTGGTGGTGCAGACTGGAGGAATGAGTCCACCACCAACTCCCCACAGGCACACTCTGAGCACCTGGGAAGGAGTCGTCGCACTGGTCCTATAAAGAAACCGGTGCTCAAAGCGCTTAAGGTGGAGGAGAAGGAGCTGGAGAAAAGCAAACTTGAATCCAAGGAGCCAGTAAAAACCATAAAGGAGAAGCTTCTGGCAAAGCCTGAGAGCACAGCAAAGCTGGAGCCTGCTCCTATAAGCTCCTCGTCAAGCTCTACAACTGAGGAGAAGCCACAACTTACTGTCAACGATTCGGAAAAAAATCCCCAAGAGAAGGTGGAGAAAGCATGGGGCATGAAGTCATCTACTCGTGAATCAAACACAGCTTCCCAAACCAAAAGGAGCAACTGGATATTTATTGATGAAGAGCAGGCTTTTGGGGGTAGAACCCATGGCCGTGGAAGAGGCAGAGGGTTCAGAGACTTTACGTTCCGAGGCCGAGGTTCGACCGGCCCTTATAATGGTCAGAGGGTTAACAGAGGCAGAGGGCTCCGAGAATTTAACCCCACTGAGGATTtccgaaatagggtcccccgaaggCGCGGTGTTAGTGAAACGCACAGTGAAGGGTCCGAATATGAGGAGCTCCCCAAACGCAGACGTCAGCGGGGGTCAGAAAACGAAAGCATTGTGGAAAGAGAAGCCGATGACACGAGGAAAGGAGACTTCCAAGATTCCTGGCGCTCCAATAGAAATTACTCTGACGAGTCGAATAGTATAGACTCTAAATCCAGGGCCCCGAGGGCTTTTGGGAGGTCTCTTCCTCCCAGACTTAGCAACAGTTATAGCAGGCGGCCCTTCATATCCAAGGAGTCTTCACACTGGAGTGCCAAGTCTGGGGGGTCGAACTGGCAAGAGTATAGCATACCCTCAGACTCCTATGTCATGCGGCATAATGCCGACAGAGAGCATGGAAATGACTACAGCTACTCCGACTCCTTCCATCACAGGAGAGGATTCGATGAAACCCAAGGAGATGATCGACGGACATTTTTCCAAGACGAATATTCAGATCGGGAGAGTCTGGATAAAAGATCATTTGTGAGGAGACGACCTCCTCGTCAAGATAAACCCCCAAGATTTCGACGCCTCAGGCAGGAGAGGGAATCTGCCGGGCACTGGAGCAGTGAGGAGATTGGGAGCATTATGAACAGCCATGAGCACTGGCAGACCCGTCCAAGGATGCCGCTTACCGAAAGATCGGGGCCACCTGCCAGGCGTTCTCCTGACCACTGTTACCACAACTCAGAACATGTGAACGAGGATTGGGAAACTGCATCAGAGAGCAGTGACTTCAGCGAGAAGAGGCCTGGAGAGGTGGATGGGGATGGAAATCTTTCCGGAAACTGCTTTTCCGAGAAAAGAGAACTGTCCAAAAGGAGCTTCTCCAGCCAAAGACCCCTAGTGGACCGACGCAAGGCAGAATCTTCTGGGTATGATGAGAAGCCATCAAGGGTCGGAGGGAGCTCTCGGGACTATCAGCAAAACCCATCTTCTGGGAAGACCAGGTAAACTGGGTCTACAAAGCCAGATGGTGTTAGTGGGGGTTAGGTGAAGTTGGGTTTCGTACAGTTGACATTTCTCAACTCCCCAGACAGATTATTAAAGGGGTATTAAACATTTATCGCATGGCCACAGGACACAAATATCGGATGGATGATGGCGCTTAGCTCTGCTTCcttcttacatttttttttccccccttctatCCTTAAAGTCGCTGCTCTGAAGACTCTTACACACAAGATGGCAGCCACCACCGCTATGGGTTAGAAAGGTCTTCTCAGTGCGATATCGCAGAATGCAAGAAGTCAGAGCGAGATTCCAGGCCGGCAGGGCTAAAAGTGGGCGAGAAATCGGAAACTATGACTGCCTTTGAACTGAAATATGGAGGTAGATATGATCTTTGTTCTGTGTGACTTGCAGACAATATGAGATTTGTCATTAATGTTGCTGCTGCCTCCAGACTCCGTTATTGAGGATGATGTTGATCTGGGTGGAGAGCCTTATTCAGACATGACCAATAAACCACGACGAGCTCTGGATAAAGATCGTAGGAAAAAAGATCAGATGGTGCAGGTGAGAGATTTGTGTCTCTAGTGTATTCCATAGGACTTTACAGGATATCTCAATCTGTCTGCTCTGCTGTAtaggtgcccaccaaaagcagcaGCATACAATCAAGGATCCCTCCTCGCTTTGCCAAAAAGCAGAACAGCATGTGCATGGATCAAACCGATGTTCCTGGGAAAGAGATCTGGGAAAGCGGCAGTCAAAGTTAGTAATGGTCCTTAACTCATATAATCTGTAGATCTGGAGCATGTCGTGGGGACTCTTGCTGACAGTACCCatgaattaaagggaacttgtgaaGTAGACTGCATAGTTTGCCATTGAGGTGAATGCAACAAATGCTGCAAAACCCATGCATCAAAATGTAATTCCTGATCTTAAGTGCCATGACAATAATTTGTTCTCCTTTCTAGACATCTCCGTCCAGTCGGGAAGTGATTCCTGGGGTAAGCCTGGCAGCAGTTTCAGTACAGAGTCTGCGCCCTCTGAGGTGAGATTTCTGGCTTCTGGACATGCATTCATCCCTGTAATTACTTGCTTTGGTCTCTATGATGTTCCAATAGATCCTGCCGACCCTTCACCATGTACTCAATAGAAGGGAAGTGAGGAGACGTATGTACTGAGAGACTGCTCCTCCTCATTGGCCTTGGGATTGCAGCACACAGGGATGGTCATTCACCCCCTCCCCTAGTCTCCTACAACAATCCTAGACTTACAGGACCCAGCAATCGTCCTGCAGACTTCATGTAGTCTATCTTGTGACGTTATTCGTAGGGATTCAAAGGCAGCCAGGGTGACAGCGGCATTGACctcagtgccgaatctcgagaatcgTCCGCCACTTCCTCACAGCGTAGCTCTCCATATGGGACAATGAAACCAGAGGAGCTGAATGGTGCCGTCATGGTTGAGACGAAATCAGAGTGTCCTAAAGAGCTGGGTCAAAAATCGTCAGAAAAGAAGGTGTGTTCCATCTTAGTACGATGAACTAGACTTCTAAATGTGCTGTGCCGGTAGAGAACTTTTTAGTGGGTCCATCAGTAGGATGCTGCACCGCCATTGTCCTGCCGCTACCGGTTTAGTGAACAAGAATCTGTCAGTTTTCGTAATTCTCCCATGTTCTGGATGTGGGTTCTCTTCTCCTCGGTCTACACTATTTGCTTACCTCGTGCCTTTTCTCTTGCAGGAGCCAGATTCCAGTTCTGGAATGAACAAGGAACACAAGCCAGGTCCCATTGGCAACGAGCGCTCTCTAAAGAACAGGAAAGGTTCAGAAGGAGCGGAGCGATTAGAGGGCAGCCTGCCGCCTGTAAATACTGTCGAGATCCACGTGGATTCTGTTCTTCCCGTGCCTCCTATTGAATTTGGAGTAAGCGCAAAAGTGAGGATTGTCTTGCTATCCTTTCCTAGCAAACTTGCCCCTCCTGCTGCTGCCGCCGCTTCCATCCTGAATGACTTCTAGttgtatttttctcttttatcaatttgtaaaaataaacattcatttttttatttgtgttttttttttttttttttttttcccctgcacaGGATGCAGATTACTCATTACCCCCTGGAACTTCTCCTGGACCTTCTGCTAGTTCTGTTGCCAAACTTCAGGATGCTCTAGTGAACAAGGTGAATATATCATTCATCTTGCCTTTACACTTGAGACATTGAGGTCAGGAACCCCCTGtcgtgataataatggggtctttaTGTTGGATCCATTGCTTTGCAATACTTGCTGCAGCCCCTGGGTGACGACTCCAGATCTCTCCATGTACAGGCGGAGGGGAGTGTAGACAGCGGAGCTGATGCTGAGTATTGTACTGCATTTATTACATCTGTAATGATAAATACTCCAGTGATGGGAATACTTTAAATCAGGggtcctcaactccagtcctcaattcccaccaacaggtcatgttttcaggatttcctttgcattgcacaggtgatgcaattattacctgggcaagactaaggaaatcctgaaaacatgacatgttggtgggccttgaggactggagttggggacccctgctttaaatgATATTGAACTTACTGTTTTCTTCTTATTGCAGGCTGGTCTATCACAGTCTATACCCATGCTGAGAAGAGACCATCACCTCCAGCAAGGGATGGGACTAAACCCCATGTCATACCCCACTGCCGACCTCACACTGAAGGTAAAGATAAAAGGCCCCTCCGTGTGACTAAATTCCCACCACCCCTGTCTGCGCACAACTCTCTGGTGGGAGCAGACCGATTCACCTGCAGGATCATAAAGCCTATAGATTTCATTCCATCTCTTTCTGATGGCTCCCTATAAGTGACTTTGGGGGTTCCCGTATTGGGATTAATTTATTTCCTCTGTAACCTGCAGATGGAGTCTGCCCGCAAGGCCTGGGAGAACTCGCCCAGTTTGCCGGAGCAGAGCTCCCCTGCCGGCCCCAGCTCAGGGATACAGCCGACCTCCAGTGTGGGAACTTCTACAGGTGTCAATTACAGCTCCTTTGGGGGGGTGTCGATGCCTCCCATGCCTGTTGCCTCTGTGGCCCCATCAGCTTCTTTGCCaggtatcctttttttttttttttttttctccttttgctTGAAGTGCTTATTTTCAGTCCATatctagagctgcattcataattctgcgcGCTATGAAGCAGATTGGCTGGTTCAGAATTTTACACTCTGCTGTAGGCTGATGGGTCATTACACAGTCTCAGGGGGGACCActtttgaatgcagctctgggtgtgagtgGAGATAGCGGGATGTTACCCTGCATCAGGCTTTATATTGTGCTGATGATGATATTCGGTTTCTGTGATGCTCCAATAGATCCTTCTGACCCTTCTCCTCGTACTCAGAAGGGACCTGAGGAGATTTGTTTACTGAGAGACTGTAATGggaattatattattttattttttgggggtattTTACGACTATCAGGTCAGGGaggtgaaaacaaaaaaatctccTAGCCTGGTGGCACATCCTCTGTAGTTGGCAtccactgatcggctgcagcgttCTCATTTTTTGTGTGGTATGCTAACGCTGGTGCACTTTTCACTTTCCCACTGGTTGTTGATCCCTGCAGACCAGTAGGGAATGTGGCACCGGACCAGGATGTGAATATTATATTCACTTCCCTGGATCCACCAAAAAGAGGCTGTCCAGTAATGGACAGCTCTTTTTGATCTTCTGATCACAGGATTATTGCTCTCAGGatttcttctcttctgtctttctgcatttttttttttttttttttttttttaggtaaccacatTCCCCCTCTCTACCTGGAAAGTCACATGTTTGCAGGGCAGCCGCGCCTCGTCCAGCAGACAATACCTCAGCAGCAAGGATACCAACAGGTCTGTACTGTCCATTGCTTCTTCCACTTGGAGATGCTCAGCCTCCATGATGTTTCAATAGATCCTGCTGATTCTTTACTGCGTACTCAAAAGAGAACTGAGGACATTTTGTGTCTGAGAGGCTGATGCATAATGCGCAATGATGGGATCCATAAACTTCCTGTAGTAAACTGGGCTGACATCCATCAGAGCTCAGGATGGGGTCCTTCATGGTATTGGATAACGTAGATGCAAGTCCTGCAGCTAGAGGGATTATTTAACACCTTGTGATCTATCCATCATGAGGCAGGTGGGGTGTGTGGCACTGTCCTGCCAGGAATCCTTATTGCTACAATGTCGGGGTGCATTTACTCCTTTGTGGTGTATACAGGATTTTGCATTTGCTTTTTCTGTGCTTTCTGACAGGCCGCAGCCGCCCAGCAGATTCCCATGTCTATCCACACATCACTGCAAGCGCAGGCTCAGTTGAGCATGAGAGGAGGACTTCCTGTGTCCCAGTCACAAGACATGTACAGCTCCATGCAGCCCTTTAGGTAATGCCTGCAGCCGGCCTGTGTATGGCCCGGTCCTGTCACCTCTGTCTAATATTCTGCATGTCCCACACTGTGCGTATCGTGTCTCCAGGTCCCAGGTGTACATGCACCCCAGCTTGTCCCAGCCCAGTGCCATGGTTCTGACCAGTGGCACCGGACTGAAGCCCCAGTACTCCCCGTTTCCCGGAATGCAGCCTCTGGAGATGGTGAAGACGCAGCCGGCGTCCCCTTATCAGCCTCTCGGCGGAAGTCAGCAACTTGTGTATGAGAGTCAGCTGAACCAGGCAGCTAGCATGGGGGCCTCGCAGATAATGGACTCCCCTCTCACACAGGTGAGCGCGGAGGAGTCTCCTCATTTCAGCTATGTTGGCACATGTCACACTAAACCCCTCTCTTGTAGCTAACTATGCCCATGGCTGGCTCTCAGCTGGGGATGCCTCGGTATAACTCCGGACCACAGCCAATGCTTCTACCGCAGTCCATTCAGATCCCACAGGGGCAGAACATGCCGGTGGGCGCTCCACGGAGGATGCAACCCTCAGTCCTGACCGCAAGTCGAGAAGTGAGTGAGCGCTTTTATGGTGCTTATAAATGAGGTGGGGAGGGAATCGTTATAAAAaccacacaaaatatatatatatgtatgtattctcATAAGTTCATGCTACAGTGATATTTCCTCATGAGTTGAGCATTTAAATGGAAGCCGCAATGGTGATTTCCTCATCATCAAGCCAACAACAGTGGTGGTATACACCCCAAGAAATGTCAATGTCTCAGTAACTTGTCGTGTGGCCTTGAGCATCCATTATATCTTGACAACGACGTCTCCTGCTCCTCACAAGTGCACGAGTTATTGTCTGAGGCATCCCAGTCTTCTTGAAAGTCGGCCCTCGGGTCATTGAGGTTGTGGGGTACAGAGTCATGAGCCTCTACATGGCGACTCAGCTgatcccataggttttctatggatTCAGATCTGGAGAAAGTGCAGGCTGCTGTATTTGAGGTCCTCC is a window encoding:
- the PRRC2B gene encoding protein PRRC2B isoform X9 — protein: MSDRLGQISKGKDGKSKYSSLNLFDKYKGKSIEAVRSTVIPRHGLQSLGKVAAARRMPPPANLPSLKSENKGNDPNIIIVPKDGTGWANKQEHPDQKSSSVTVPQPQESLPQQGLPKSVSNLQKPITVNSPENINLVPGGPKSWAQLNGKPAGHEGGSRGSNRLLSFSPEEFPTLKAAGEQDKVGKEKSGLDPSYGPGPSLRPQSKPLALLPDVTSWREGGGRSITGVISPTVSPAEPGSKSTAPADGAPSTVQATSDPKELSLRPAQPTRKGASPFMGNSYHPPTYHDMLPAFMCSQHPQEPTGTLDRASFPILSSQSRLEPRVPFRQYQMNNQDGRKEIRPSGGGLRPVRSQRSQPERAPRATIINAEDLKELDDLDNDAEDGWAGLHDEVDYSEKLKFSEDEDEDEAPKDSRSKWNGWDCRRQRQVSFTSTDSTEMMKHPVEDGKVWTDQVVHPRPTRRGQEPVQAAPRKANSWATVAEHPMSTSAAVLRQASVEEKDEKASSRQKFVTSEISEAVERARKRREEEERRTREERLAACAAKLKQLDQKTKQATKSGSETPKRMENKENEDPRSPVSDRSSAQENVQSFRREFSQESPSEYLDEEPTVAPRGESSSEDDCRESMSPVQDFSKHQKLIPPRFQRQQQEQLYKMQQWQQQQQAYMASTHTNHTRPFYSHHPQMLGFDPRWMMMPSYMDPRMTQGRTAVDFYPSSIHPPGVMKHMIQQESVGGSCQPDDCQPSDCRPPSAEPMSAWSQDSYVHLQSKAYCLPPQKPVESAADAGYSRNEMSYCSSRERSDAVHAHQEALAERGEEYLTGSYEKSAGNFSSCISPRGQDCSYPHLESAADSAVSRAPMSCAQCRSSEFMNEKKPQFNGWGYVHHQKSSDTSSSAEEDKEEQNVGCEAWRKEDRGSQDSTGGADWRNESTTNSPQAHSEHLGRSRRTGPIKKPVLKALKVEEKELEKSKLESKEPVKTIKEKLLAKPESTAKLEPAPISSSSSSTTEEKPQLTVNDSEKNPQEKVEKAWGMKSSTRESNTASQTKRSNWIFIDEEQAFGGRTHGRGRGRGFRDFTFRGRGSTGPYNGQRVNRGRGLREFNPTEDFRNRVPRRRGVSETHSEGSEYEELPKRRRQRGSENESIVEREADDTRKGDFQDSWRSNRNYSDESNSIDSKSRAPRAFGRSLPPRLSNSYSRRPFISKESSHWSAKSGGSNWQEYSIPSDSYVMRHNADREHGNDYSYSDSFHHRRGFDETQGDDRRTFFQDEYSDRESLDKRSFVRRRPPRQDKPPRFRRLRQERESAGHWSSEEIGSIMNSHEHWQTRPRMPLTERSGPPARRSPDHCYHNSEHVNEDWETASESSDFSEKRPGEVDGDGNLSGNCFSEKRELSKRSFSSQRPLVDRRKAESSGYDEKPSRVGGSSRDYQQNPSSGKTSRCSEDSYTQDGSHHRYGLERSSQCDIAECKKSERDSRPAGLKVGEKSETMTAFELKYGDSVIEDDVDLGGEPYSDMTNKPRRALDKDRRKKDQMVQVPTKSSSIQSRIPPRFAKKQNSMCMDQTDVPGKEIWESGSQNISVQSGSDSWGKPGSSFSTESAPSEGFKGSQGDSGIDLSAESRESSATSSQRSSPYGTMKPEELNGAVMVETKSECPKELGQKSSEKKEPDSSSGMNKEHKPGPIGNERSLKNRKGSEGAERLEGSLPPVNTVEIHVDSVLPVPPIEFGDADYSLPPGTSPGPSASSVAKLQDALVNKAGLSQSIPMLRRDHHLQQGMGLNPMSYPTADLTLKMESARKAWENSPSLPEQSSPAGPSSGIQPTSSVGTSTGVNYSSFGGVSMPPMPVASVAPSASLPGNHIPPLYLESHMFAGQPRLVQQTIPQQQGYQQAAAAQQIPMSIHTSLQAQAQLSMRGGLPVSQSQDMYSSMQPFRSQVYMHPSLSQPSAMVLTSGTGLKPQYSPFPGMQPLEMVKTQPASPYQPLGGSQQLVYESQLNQAASMGASQIMDSPLTQLTMPMAGSQLGMPRYNSGPQPMLLPQSIQIPQGQNMPVGAPRRMQPSVLTASRESSQMEMKGFHFAEGKQSMQTAASVQAQHSYRR